From the genome of Nicotiana tabacum cultivar K326 chromosome 2, ASM71507v2, whole genome shotgun sequence:
TTCCAAGGTGATGGCTCCCTAACAAAGGCATCTGGAGTTCCCTCATCATTGAAAGCATTCCTTTGGCCTACCCGAAATGAAGTAAAACCATACTTCGGTTAATTCTTCCAAAAGTatataaaaaaaaggaagaggAATGGAATAGAGAAGTTGAGAAAACCTAAATTTCCTAAATCAATATGAGAGAATGGCATTGTTAAAAGTTTGCATACTCACCCTCCTCTTGTAGAAGTTCAAAAACACATCCTTCAGATTAATCCATTCCATGAAATATGGTGGCAATTTCATCCCTGCTACATTGCATTGCTGAGGAACTTTAGTCTTCAGATCCCAGTTCCCACTACATACACAAATTGAATTCAGTCACTCATATCCCAGTTCCCACTGCTCGCTCTGTTGATTCCTACATATTTACACTCAGTGTGTACATTAGGTTCTTggtcttattttttttaattataatctACAATGCAAAATCATACCAAAACATGTCCTATCTCCTCCCCACATGGgataaaaataacttaatattttaaaatactcAAATATGAATGTGATAGGTTTAAGCAACTTATTCTAGCATACATATTATTCTCAACAATAAGCAGTTAAGCCCCCAAATCATGATATACCCTTGAAACTAATTCGTCGACCGCAAGTTGTGCAGTAGCAATGAAGATAGTCATGATAAAACAGGCAAGCTCTAACATGGGCTACAGCTAAAAGCACGTAATATCTGGTTAGTGACAAATGCACCACAAGAAAGTAGCTGTAGCACCTTTTTGGATCATGAGCATCAGCAAGTCATCCATATAGCACACAGCAAACCCAAATGACTTCTCCCACACATTTAAATTTCCATTTTCTTAACTATAGTATCAAATAACAATGTTTAACCATAAAACTGATATTTTTAGTTTACCCAGTAGCCTTTATTATTCAGCCTTACATAGTAACAACTTACCAAGTAACAAAGGCAGCCTTATTAAGACAGCCACCAAGTTCATTTCTCCACAACTGACATTGACCTAGCCAGACTTCAAACTGCTCGATAACTTCCGCAAATGGTATAGCTGTATCATGCCAGACGCTGCATGAATTGTCGTACATACAAATGGACAACATTAAGCGTCAGATCCAGGAATTAGCAATTGTTGCAAAAATGGTGCATGCTTCCATGGTTAACGAGGATCAATTGGCAATAATTTCTATCAGCAATTAAGCATCTAGTGATCCAATTTTTATCTGCCCACGGAGTCCTCACCATTGTCCTCCACTAAAAACATTCAAATATAGAAATCTATTTTCATCTTTTGAAGATTTAACAACAGATTTGGATCTTGCAAGTATGTCTCCTATAGCTGCACTCCTCAGTTCCAGTTTTTCTCGTGAAACAATCATATCAAGCAGGTAACCTAGCTTATAAGAATTGAAACATTACAGGGTATAGGAGAGTAATTTGCCCACAACTACCCTAAGCATACATGCTGCTTCCATATCTGAACCTGTGACCTTGATGCCATGATGAAAAGCTACCATTCTGGAGCTACCCACAAAGAACTCATTATTATACTCGTGAAAAGAAGGCAAGATGATGAAGACTTTGAAAAAGGTAAAGCAAGGTCAATAGTGGACTCTTCCCGCATAATTGAGACCCATAAGAGACATGACTTCAGGACTTCATGAGAAAACAATAGGGGTTCATGAGAAGCCACGAGGATTCCCCTATTAGAATCCATGGAAATtagataatatttttttaataccaAGAAAGAGAATCATATACTGACACTGATTGCCATAGCTTCACTTAACGAAGAAAAAACTATCATGGAAGATCTTCAGTTACataaggaaagaagaaagaaaacaatgCTTTTCTTGAAGAAATGAAGGCATAAAGTTGCATGTTTCTAGTTTAACATGTGAAACAACTACATTGCAATTCTTCATATAGAAGCAAAAGGCACTAAGTTCCAACTGCTGAATTGTATTTCGAACTACTGAATTAGATACCATACCGATCAACTCCTAGTTTTCCATATTTCCCTTCTATATATTCGTTTATTCTTTCTTCGTGCATTTTTGTTGGCCTCACAAACCTGTAGcaacaccaaaaaaaaaagaaagaataaagatTGGTCTTGAAAAATAAAACACAATGCTACATTCCCAGCATCAAAACATCGCCTTTCACACAAGTACAAAATGTTAAAATACAATAATCTAACACTTAATACGTCATATAATCAATAATATGGACTTGTTCCACTTCATGTTGTAGCAACATGATATGATAGATTACATCAAGAAGCCACCAGTTAAAGGTGGAAAATAAATTACAGGTTTGAGCTAGTTTCTTGGAAAGGGTTATGCCACCCATCATTGTTATGGTTAAGAATGGATCACTGACTATACTAATGGAACTAATTGATCAGCAACACAGTCTAGAGAGAAGATTATGCTAATAAGATAAAACAAACTTCCCCTCCAATTTTTTTACAACCCTAACAGCCCATGGCTTGTTTCCTGTCTCTTCCGCTACTTCCTATAAGAACCAAGACTTGTCCAAGCAGCTAATTGCTTCAAAAAATTTAATGCACATGGAGCTCGCCACAACCCTGCAGTTGTGGGTTTGAAAAGTATATGTGACATTCTCTCTCAAAAATTCGTAAGAAGTTAACTCGACTCTTTTACAGTGTTATCCTCCCTCTTAAGCAATTTTCTGTAGACTATACAGCCATTTTCGTTTTCAAGACAAATCCTCCCAAAGCAAATTTAATAGCTCTACTAGCATGAGAAGTACATCTTTATGACTTTACCTGCCTAGTCCTACTTATGATTCTATTAAACTATTTAACTAGTCAAAGTATTATTGAAGTATCCACTGTGATCATATGATTGTGTGTGCATTCTGAGAAGTTCTACTCTCCATCCAGATGCTATCCCGCTCCACGTAACATCCAACTAACCTACCTTATTCCATCCTATTTTCTGAAAAGGTACAGCTAAAATAGGTCCTTATGAGTACACAAGCCATATTTGCTACTGAATATCTAAATTCTCGTGCATATCTTGAAAGTTGAATTTAGCACAATATTTCAATACTTCCAATAAAACTTCAGGCCACACCTGTCATCACGACAATTATATTGCAATCAAGAGGATGTAAAAGCTAAGATAATGGAAACTGACCTATGGAACAAGTCAACCACATCCATGGTTTTAGCATCAAAGAGGAGAACTGGAAACTCAAGAATCTCAACTTTACCCTCCAAATCAAGCACCAAAAAGTATTCCAACTCCTGCTTCCGCAAATTCTCAAGTCCCGCAGCATTTTGCATAAACTCCAGCGAGCAATTATGATTAAACTTGTCAATATGCATAGGATCATCCATCTAtacaatttgaaaaagaaaatagcaaGTTTTACACGAATTTTCAAGTGGATGAGATCAAAGTTAAGAAACGTACTCCCTATTATATGACACTATTCCTTTTTTGTCtctctaaatttaaaaataatttaacttaaacttctCAATTTATATGATAAATTTTTATAACCTCATAAATGTAATGGTGCATGTTTAAGAcaacaaattttaattttttttatatattctaAAAACTCCGTGTCTAAGTCAAACTATGTCACCTAAATTGGCCGGAGGAAGTATTAATGTTGAAATCAAATGAATAGCCCAAGAGAGGTCTGTATGAGAAAGATGAGTTTATTACCTTGGTGCACTTACCTTGAGTAAAGTAGAGACACGTTGGCTTCCAACGGGTACGGGAAGGTGTGGGCTGAATTAGGGAAGAAGTAGATTCTTCGGTGGTAGAAAGAGAGGCTGAGATATTGATTTTACGGTTGGGCTGAAGTGAGTACGAAGAAGGTAGTACCGGAGGAGATACAAGGAAACGCCGCAGCAAGGGGACCCTAGAAAATCCCATAGCCATTGGAATTGAACGGCTCTCTGAGGTATGAGTTTTcctgaagaagaaatggatgatACGGTGACGAGTCTTGTGACTGCTGCGTAGTACTCTAGTAGCTAAAGTGATTTTAGTAGGCATTTGGTCAAATATGTGGTTGAcgcgaaaattaaaaaaatatgtacAGTTGAAAATTGAATCAGAAATAAAAACAGAATATTGAGTTTGAgaattgtttacccgtaaaacggtatagTTTAATTTATAACATAGTTTATAGATAAGTGAATCtatttgatcccaaaataataaataaattaaataaaatacaaaacttAACATTGAAATCGAAATAAGATGTCATACAACTTTGGTTCCACGAGCAAGGCTTCTGAAGACAACAATAAGAATATTGATAGACAGAAAGTAAAGTATAATTTAGCTTGGAATAATGTGTcgcataagtttgtcagaaatTTCGTGTCTTACAATGGCTGTTaaagtcactatttatagctaaacCTAGAGAATAAGATCTTAGGATAAAGCCACACTTAAACGACAATAATGAGGGCCATTGACGAATATACAACGGCTGGCTATAAATGTCAAAATTCTCTGTGTAACGGATGTGTATTTAATGCTGAGGAATATGTCATCCGGTGGCAAATATTTATTTGTCCCATTGATAATGTTCCCTTCGGGGTCTACCCGATGTCAACCGAAGATGTTGCCTTCGGTCTCGACTTTCATTTGTTTCGTCTTCCGCCTATTCCCGGTTCCACATGTCATTATGTTATTCGAGTATTTAATGTGAATCGATTTTACCCTATAAAGATAGTCCCTCTGCTTTCCGATGGCACATCATTgtgtcaccgggaagttggtgaagattctTTTTCTTGGTTGGAAATTTTCTGAACCCTTCTGAAACGTTTCTGGCTCTTGATTAGACGCACGCCTCTtcgcatttaataccccgaaTACGTGTTACTCTATGATTTAGCTATATTTTTgccggttctcgaggtaatcatggccacgattttagctgcctattcctttacttatatgcctcattcttcttcttttacacttaaTAGTTTTACAAATTCTCTCAACTTCTTTGCATTCAACTCTTTCCTGCTTTCACTCTTCTTTAATCCTCTTCTTCAAAGAACTCTCATCACCTTCTGCTAATCATGGTTTCTTTCACTAACTCTTCCAAGAGCTCCGATTTTCTCTTCGGTGGGGTCTGAAGGATAACAAAGACAAAGAAATCAACGTTGATGCTAACCCCATACGGTTAGCACCATCATCCCCAAAAGACTCAACACAGCGAAGGACTTCAAAGAGAAGTTTCCCTCTTCAAGTTTTCGCACTTGGGTTGTTGGCATatacccttcttccatccgtccttccagcattcctgctgtgaaggaggACTGTGATTGCCATGATCTAAACATCATCGCTCCCGAACTGGTGGAGCGAGTAACCTTCACTAAGAAGGCCTTCATGTATATTTATACGTACTCATTAactttgggtgcgttttctttTAGCGGGGGACTAGACCCCGTGATTTTGGAGTAGTGCCAATGATACCAAGTTTGTTTGGCACAGGTGGGCCCTTCGGTATGGAGAACGATGGCATGTCTGCGAGGTTGTGCCAGGAAACGCGGGAGGAGTTCACCTTGGCTCATATGATGAATAAGATTTTCCGTGGGGAAGTAATAAATTTCAGCaaacgtggccaccatgcttttCCTACTGGCATGGATAACAAAAACGACCGCGGATGGATGTAGCGGTTTGTCGTTGTTGCCACCAAAGATATTATTCCGGCCACAACTCCATCTTTCCCTGAATCCTAGACTCGTACACGTAAGTTCAAAGTCCGTATTTTTTATGAAAAAAGGTTGTTTCATGTCATTATTGatctcttttctcttattttttcagCAACTCGGTGGACACCACCAAAGGTTGAAGGCCTGGACTggtgggttcagaagattctGGACATCACCACGCTTGAGACCCGCCAGTTGAAGGAGACGGCCCCCAAATACGGATggaaggccaagaatcatggtaagttgACTGATTCTGTCCTCATTTCATTTTTGTGCATAAGAAAATTGGTTAACCTCTCCTTCTGTTGAATTCAGGTCTCCTGCAGAGTCTGTCACCATCCCTGAGGAGGATGTCTTGGCTGATTCCGTAGAAGCTGCCAGGCTTTTGAAGGAGGCTCTCACCCGAACAGGCACCATCGGATCTGCTTCCGGTGCAAGAGCTTCCTCTCGGAGTCCCCGGCTGGAAAAAAAAGCAACCAAAAAGGTGGCGTTCTTCCTCGACCGAGGGAAAGAATAAAAAGATGAATAAAGTCGCGCTCGAGCCAACCATAGTCACTGTggtgattgatgatgatgggaAAGCCAGTGATGAAGTGGCTTCCCTACAAAGGAGACACtgaccttcatcagctcaacatAATGCTCAATCTGAATAGCTTATAACCCCAACGGGGGATGAAGCCCAAGCTCTCTAGGAGAGTTTGACTTGGTGGAGAATGCCAATTCTCTGTTTCTAATCCCAGTTGCTGCTCCTGGTACTATGAGGTTGAGTACCGGGCCTCTTCCGTCTTCAGTTAGTGAGCAACCAACAACCAGTACTGCCTCCGCCGCAACTGTTTCTCATCCCTCAacaccatcagcttcatctccttccATGCCAGGCATATCTTCttcaccagcaactgctacatcacctCTACCGGCCGCAGACACCGAGAGGAGGATGTCCCTCCTCCCCAGTCCCCAGAACATGGAAATTTGGGGCAAAACTATTCGCCCCCTTATGCAGATCCCAAGAAGAGGAGGAGTGTCTCCCTCTCGGTATCTACCGAGTGTCATCTGCTATCCCGGCCGGTAGAACTCGCCAATTACCTAAAGCCACTGGCTTCAGAGTTAAAAAACTTATTTCAAGCTGAGAAGGGGAGAAAGCCATAAAACAATCTTTTTACTAAGGCCAAATCGGCCTAATACAAAAAGTACAAAGCCTAAGGGCAATTTTTACTTTGAGTTCAAGAGACCATCCTGGCTCAAAAACCTAACAGTTACCTTACTTCGTGTTCGATCAAACACTCGctcgatcataaagcctaagggctataatGGTTCAGTTTCAATTAAATTGTTTAAACCCCGAAtcttagaatacaacttcataatTATATAAGACAAAAGGGAAGAAAGTTCTTAtatatatgtcaaaaataattTACAAGGGCATCATGGCCCGATCAAAATTCTTTACAAATGGCCTATAAATGGCCCCAAAGAAAAGGTAAATACAGAAGAAAAAAGCAAAACAtactaagtcctatggagcttgGTCTTCGTCGGAAGCAGAGTCCCCGTCCTCgagatcttcttcttcttgctcatCGGAGTCATCCTTGGGGAAGGCCAACTTCCGAGCCTGGTGTTCTTCTGCTCGGGCGTTAACAACCTCGACCATGATATTGAAATCTTAGTCTTGAGCATCTTCGAGGGCCTCCCTCCGAGCTTGCCACTTCGCGTGA
Proteins encoded in this window:
- the LOC107813589 gene encoding putative exonuclease domain-containing protein At3g15140, with product MAMGFSRVPLLRRFLVSPPVLPSSYSLQPNRKINISASLSTTEESTSSLIQPTPSRTRWKPTCLYFTQGKCTKMDDPMHIDKFNHNCSLEFMQNAAGLENLRKQELEYFLVLDLEGKVEILEFPVLLFDAKTMDVVDLFHRFVRPTKMHEERINEYIEGKYGKLGVDRVWHDTAIPFAEVIEQFEVWLGQCQLWRNELGGCLNKAAFVTCGNWDLKTKVPQQCNVAGMKLPPYFMEWINLKDVFLNFYKRRAKGMLSMMRELQMPLLGSHHLGIDDAKNIARVLQHMLSDGALVQITARRNPHVPEKVEFLFEDRIV